Proteins encoded by one window of Rutidosis leptorrhynchoides isolate AG116_Rl617_1_P2 chromosome 7, CSIRO_AGI_Rlap_v1, whole genome shotgun sequence:
- the LOC139858043 gene encoding uncharacterized protein: MKGDVCDVNRLDSDVLLPPRKRLLAGLKKQNSDIIGNSNGSSNSQSPSSCSSLNELDSRISYLLKAHLSNDNPSQEEIVAASKAAAEVAVKVATSARAAAQEKAIIAAKAMAAAKKALELVASIDDEDHHQDSLVSAEQQLKKNKSKKQVELQMLYTGKKPMLENGKVDDEDLARKLHQSINSSPRISKTVVEPSDVKTPEHKKLKTSVISENGIISPSSNHEGENITKENGPKVKAGDDDVTTSGRKRGRMKQKKLPLSICHDRDQAIIKEDGTLKSPLSVGPASSSVVDKSSLWKCQSFKAHACVKQNKVMQS; this comes from the coding sequence ATGAAAGGGGACGTATGTGATGTGAATCGTTTGGATTCGGATGTACTTTTGCCTCCACGAAAGCGTTTACTCGCAGGTTTGAAAAAACAGAATAGTGATATTATTGGAAACAGTAATGGAAGTTCGAATTCCCAATCACCATCATCATGTAGCTCGTTGAATGAATTAGATAGCCGTATAAGTTACTTGTTAAAAGCTCATTTGAGTAATGATAATCCATCACAAGAGGAGATTGTGGCGGCTTCGAAAGCGGCAGCCGAAGTTGCAGTCAAAGTTGCCACGTCAGCTAGAGCTGCAGCTCAGGAGAAGGCGATAATAGCAGCAAAAGCTATGGCTGCTGCCAAGAAAGCTTTAGAATTAGTAGCAAGTATTGATGATGAAGATCATCATCAAGATTCATTGGTATCTGCAGAACAACAATTGAAGAAGAATAAAAGCAAAAAACAAGTTGAGCTTCAAATGTTGTATACTGGTAAGAAACCAAtgttggaaaatggtaaagtagatGACGAAGATTTGGCTCGTAAATTGCATCAATCCATAAATAGTTCCCCTAGAATTTCGAAGACTGTTGTTGAACCTTCTGATGTAAAAACTCCTGAACATAAAAAGCTTAAAACCTCGGTTATTTCAGAAAATGGTATAATTTCTCCATCTAGTAATCACGAAGGAGAGAACATTACTAAGGAAAATGGGCCGAAGGTGAAAGCGGGTGATGATGATGTCACTACTTCTGGTAGAAAGAGGGGAAGAATGAAGCAGAAGAAGCTGCCATTAAGCATTTGTCATGATAGGGATCAAGCAATCATTAAAGAAGATGGTACTTTGAAGAGCCCGTTATCTGTGGGGCCCGCTTCTAGTAGTGTTGTTGACAAGAGCTCATTGTGGAAGTGCCAGTCGTTTAAGGCACATGCTTGTGTAAAACAAAACAAAGTTATGCAGTCGTGA